In Corynebacterium matruchotii, a single genomic region encodes these proteins:
- a CDS encoding histidine phosphatase family protein, with protein sequence MVARMILMRHGRTYSNARKHLDTRPPGAELTEIGRQQAFDTGRRLRNVTSDIGLAVCSIAMRAQQSLNLALLGYGAMPLDVPGVGKPSIPVEVILGIHEIFVGADYDDMDSSEAHRQYNIAFEGWQSGDLSAGLPGGETAGEMLDRYVPALMAAYERANGKDLFVVTHGAAIRVLCIHALADPSITGPHIDNGSLTVIEPVGEFGQWRCPMWASND encoded by the coding sequence ATGGTTGCACGCATGATCCTCATGCGACACGGGCGGACGTATTCGAATGCCCGAAAACACTTGGACACCCGACCCCCGGGTGCGGAGCTAACGGAAATCGGTCGCCAGCAGGCGTTTGATACGGGACGCCGCCTGCGGAACGTGACCTCGGACATTGGGCTGGCAGTGTGCTCGATTGCCATGCGGGCGCAGCAAAGCCTCAACCTGGCGCTGTTGGGCTATGGGGCGATGCCGCTGGATGTGCCGGGCGTGGGCAAGCCCAGTATCCCGGTGGAGGTTATTTTGGGTATCCACGAGATTTTCGTGGGCGCCGACTACGATGACATGGATTCCTCCGAAGCCCACCGCCAGTACAATATTGCGTTCGAAGGCTGGCAGTCCGGGGACTTGTCGGCGGGGCTCCCGGGTGGGGAAACCGCCGGTGAAATGCTGGACCGGTATGTGCCGGCATTGATGGCCGCCTACGAGCGCGCCAACGGCAAAGACCTGTTCGTAGTGACGCACGGTGCCGCGATCCGGGTGCTCTGCATCCACGCCCTTGCCGACCCGAGCATCACCGGCCCGCACATTGATAACGGTTCGTTGACTGTGATCGAACCGGTCGGCGAGTTCGGCCAGTGGCGTTGCCCCATGTGGGCCAGCAACGACTAG